The genomic stretch TAAATCCATCTACAGTGACACGGACGTCAGACGGTACACTCGATGTAGTTATTATCTTAGAAAAAGAAGATGAACTATCAAAAATGAAAAAGACAATAGCTACATTAAATCCAGTTATCAATCTTGATACATGTACTCTGGATGAACTGAAAGTCTACCAGATCGCTAAGAGCAAGAAGGCACTTGAAATCTACCTTGAGGCTAATCCTATCACTTCTGATTGTCACGGTGGGATAGAAAAGAAGTATTCAATCACAAAAGAAAAGCAATCCTTACTTACCCAAGAAATTGCTATAGTACAAATGGCGATACAGGCAGGTATAGAATATCAGCCGAGCTGGAATGCAGCTGATGAACCCCTTACGTATGATTGGACATTGGAAGAACTTAAACAATTGGCATTCGAAGTAGTTACCTTAGTAAAACCTCTAGTTCGTCACCAACAGACAATTGAATCTAATATTAATGCTGCACAGACCAAAGAAGATGTCTTAGCAGAATCAATAGAGTATTAAAAGAGAGCCATGAGGAAAGTAATCGTGGTTCTTTTTTGATGATATCGGGGTTAATTTATTATGTTGTAAAATTCTTTCGAGGGGCTATTCACAGGGTGTCTGGGATTGTTACCAGATGCCCTAAACTTTATAAGGAATATAACATGCTCATACTGAACTATGTTTTTCTTATCCCTTTCTGTATTTCGGATGGCTTCAGACTACATACAATACTGATTTAAAGATAGGAGAAGAGAAACTGCATAACAAAATTTATAATGGAGGGGATTTATTGGATATTACAACAATTCTAGTAGCAGCTAGCATTCCAAGCGCAATTACCGGATTCTGTTTCTGGTGGATTGAACGAAGAATGATTAAGCGGGAAGAAACTTTTACGGAGAAGGAAACAGCAAGAGAAAAGAACACAGTTTTATTAATAAAAAGTGTAGGAGCTGCAATTGCTCTGGGAGAAGCAACAGCCACTGCTTTAAAAAACGGACACAGCAACGGAGAAACCGAGACAGCTCTTAAGTTTGCAAGAGAAATCAAACATGAACAGGAAGATTTCTTAACGGAGCAGAGTATTAAAAATTTGTATTAAAATGTGAACATGAAAGAGAGGCGATACTTTATGGATTTAGATTTTTTGTTACAATACATAAACCTGATAACCCTTGGCATTTGCTTATGTATTGGCTACGCCTTCAAAAAGATAGACAAATTTAACAACCAGTATATCCCCGCAGTAATGCTTTTATTAGGTACTATCATTAATATACTGGTTAATATCCCTAATATAAACATGGCAGTCATACTTGGTGGTATGATTAGTGGTCTGGCAAGTACAGGACTTTATGAAGCTATGAGAAACCTGCTTGAAAAAGATGGAAAGAAGGAGGACTCCGATAATGACGAATAAGGAACTGATTACGCAGCTTGGAATTGCTGCAGTAAAGTTCTATCCCCAATACAAAATTTTACCCAGCATGACAATTGCCCAGGC from Anaerocolumna sp. AGMB13020 encodes the following:
- a CDS encoding serine/threonine protein kinase translates to MDITTILVAASIPSAITGFCFWWIERRMIKREETFTEKETAREKNTVLLIKSVGAAIALGEATATALKNGHSNGETETALKFAREIKHEQEDFLTEQSIKNLY
- a CDS encoding phage holin family protein, whose product is MDLDFLLQYINLITLGICLCIGYAFKKIDKFNNQYIPAVMLLLGTIINILVNIPNINMAVILGGMISGLASTGLYEAMRNLLEKDGKKEDSDNDE